Part of the Mytilus edulis chromosome 9, xbMytEdul2.2, whole genome shotgun sequence genome, cctttgataactatcatataAATTCACTTCCTTACGAATAATGTCGACCGTTATGTCGGCATTGTGTTTTTCCTATAAGTAAATAAGTTTTAGACCTTACTCGACACCATAATAAAATCATAGAAGTATACTTTAAACCATTTATCAAGAAGTTTGACATAGCTGAAACGATAAATTTGAAATCAGACTCTTACATTAACATATTAGTCCTACTtgaaattaaagacaaaaatagtCGCTGACATAGTTTTTTTTCCCAGCAACCTTTTAGGGATctatcatttaacttcaaaagagGGGGTATGTTCTTTTATTCTAAACAAAATATTGTGGTCCCTTATTTGCTGGAAAGAAGTATTCtgttcaagcagatgacaaaagaaattattttgaatGCAGATTCCCCcaataccttatagtgttaaattttgaaaaaaaataatttgaatgataatgtcgaaaaactaaataacttgtgtcaaagagacaacaacccgaccatagagcagaaaattatgccaccaatggatcttcaacatagcgagaacatcctgcacccggaggtgtgcctcagctggcctctaaataaacatgtgtactagttcagtgaaaatggacttcatactaaactccaaatctGTTTATTTTTAGGTGCATTGTCAAGTTTACGAAGAGTATGTTATTACACAAACTGGGCACAGTACAGACCAGGTACAGGGAAGTATGTCCCCGAGGACATGAATGCACACCTATGTACACATATCATATATTCATTCGCCAAATTAAATGGCAACCGATTGGCTCCCTTTGAATGGAATGATGATTCCACAGAATGGATGAAAGGAATGTaagtaaaatagaaaatgattatagaaaaacaaaatttatataagagGGTCTAGATGGTGTTTACAGCATAGTTAATAATAGACAAAACGTGCAAAATAAAGGACCAAAAATTTAATTAATAGAGTAATATATAgcaccctccccccccccccccccccaaaaaaaagaaaaatatgggtgcttatataaaaataatagagaataatgagatACCTCCATCAAGGTCCTCATATAGAAAAAATAGCATGAATATGAATATAGAAAAGCAGTTTTAGTTCTTTAAGTACATCAATAAATAACCCCGAAATATCTCAATGTATTTAGATATATGCATCAGGTTAATTTTAGAACAACCAGACAATTAAGTGTTGCATGATAATATGCTTTTTGTTCTAAAAACTAGAATATCTGGAAGTTATTTATGGGACAATCTGTCTACTATTTTAAACAATGTAACACaattaatatgttttaaaatatgttatgttGAAATAAAGGAACATATAATAATTAGCGTGAGACCTCGAGGTGCCAAAATAGATGGTACTAGTGATCAGGGTTCTTCTTTATATCACCTTTTTAGTTTCCAATGGGAAGCAACTTTCATTTAGAAAATATCTTCATCTTAGAATCTCATGCTCTAACTTCCCTTAATCTTTGACTTATTTGACATCAGTTTATGGACTTTTTCGAgagagaaaaaaagttaaaaaacgaAACAAATCTAAGAGACCACAAACTAAAATAAATTGGTGAACGAAAGATATATTGTTCTTCGTCCAAATTCTTTCTAACAGTTCAATGTACGGCCGTTATTTCTACTTAAGtaatggaaagaaaaaaatatatgcacaCCACAAGCATAGAACATTCATCACCACGATCCATCATAAACATaatgaattttcattttattttatgaaattgcTTCAGGCCTCAAGatgttcaaaatatgaaaattatactttttttgtaGGTATGCAAAATTTAAtgcaataaaaacacaaaatccaaGAATAAAGTCCCTCCTTGCCATTGGAGGATGGAATATGGGATCAGAACCATTTACACAAATGGTGAAAACATCAAAATCCAGGCAGGAATTTGCCCAAAGTGCTATTGATTTCCTAAGAAAGAGAAACTTTGATGGTCTCGATTTAGATTGGGAATATCCTGCGAATAGAGGAAGTCCTCCTGTCGATAAAAATAGATTTACCTTATTGGTTCAAGTGAGTACATAAAAATTATGtacttttttacataaaattgaaaaaatgtatcAACTAAAGGAAATTAATTCTTCGGGGTATTTCAGAACAAACTAATTctgacacagttatcgtcctttgattttcgttgtcttCCAGATGGAATCCCTATTGTGgacagttttaaatatttttttcatgcaACCTCcaaattttcttttcatattttatgcATAAAATAGTTAGGAGAATGGAATTACAAGAGAAAAAAGTTTCTTGTTTAGGTAAAGTGGTGATTTGGTATAGTTTGAAATATCAAGAATTTatatgtctgaagctgtcaaaatGCATTTAATACCCCCTTTGTAGTCTTATCTATAGTTTTGATGTAatttatccaaaaagtagtacaaaTCAATTGTAAAAATAGTTCTTGGATAGAGCAGGTGCAAATTTTATTATTTGCATTTTAATGGACTACGTAATATCTGTTTTCTCGGGCTGAAAAAGTAAACTTACATGTATATTCCGCCTTTCGTTTTTAACCAATAGCTttgaatatattaattttaattttcatatggAAACTACATGCAGTTTGAATTTTGTAGTAACACTCACATAGTAATGTTTAGGAACACTAATTatgatgattaaaaaataaatctctGAAAATATATGCATTTTCAGCAACTACGAGATGCATTTGATAGAGATGCACGTACCACTGGACGATCACGTCTTTTGATTACTGCCGCAGTGGCTGCTGGGAAGAAAAATATAGACAGTGGTTATGATGTCGCTGCCATCGGAAGGTAAAATAAAGGAACGACATATATAGTGCATTATAAACTCTGTGTATTCTGAAATCTGGAAATTAAAGTATAGCAGGAACAACGAAATGTTCTGAATACATATGATTAAGAGTTCATTAGCACTGGTTCTGTATATTAATGATTCCatgtatcaaaaaaaaaaaatcaaagcagaCAGATCATTTATGATTCTTCAATCTTCATTCATAATCATTTAAGTAGATTTCTTTAGCATATGCATAAATTGTCCGAGTTTTATCCATTGCCATCCTAGAAAAGAATATGTCCCATTCGCTTTGATTAATATGCACATCAAGTTATAAAACCAACTACAGCTCAACTTTGTTTTTCTCTTAGACCACATATCATTGATGGTTGTTGAACATTTTGCAGATGTCTTTAGGAAACGTATACATTTTCCGAATTCTATCTATTTAAATGCTAGAAAAAATTGGAAATTGATCTTATGTACCTTTTAAAGGAACATTAAGCTATAAATGAATTTAcagctcaaaatattttttttacccttTATGACTATCATAATGACCTaagtttaaaataatttacagcttttttttttatcttagattAATGGACTTTATTAGTATAATGACTTATGATCTTCATGGAAGCTGGGAGACTACAACTGGACACAATAGTCCATTATTTGCTAGAAGTGGAGAAACAGGGGATGAAAGATATCTTAATCTGGTAAATTATATAAGCATATggatatttgaaaattataggTAAAACACGACAAAACTAGACACTTTATTAGCTCGATCATTGTTCAGAGTATGTAGCAATATTTTATGCAGTAATAGAACATGCACTCGTGTTTACCTTTGCTTCATTTCTGCTGTCATATAAGGGaatgaaattatttctaaattcgAGAAATTGTTGAATTGTTACGTATGAATAAACAGTGAAACTCATCTTCcatatggtcacatttttttcTCTGCAGGAACACCTGATCATTGACCTGTCTCAATCGGAAACTCAATATTTGAACAGCTGAGCTTCGCTATTTTTGAAATAACCATTTTGGTTTCGTTTAATGACTGTTCAAACACACTGTCTAGATACAAATACTTGCATCATCATATAAATATTAGACAAAGAGACATGGTGAAACTATGATTTTTAAACCTGCCGTGAGTTATTGCAATCTTGCTGTCTCGACGACATTTCCAAGACTCTATCAAAATTAGGTTTACTAgtattatttttagaaaatatgaaatttataactttttgctCAAGACTCCAcagaataagtttattttttttatattttgtaggcCTGGGCTGCTAATTATTGGAATAAAATGGGTGTACCAAAGTCCAAGCTTAATATTGGAATGGGATTGTACGGGAGGTCGTTTACATTAAAAGATCGTAATGTACATGACGTTGGAGCGCAAACAAAGGGAAAAGGGCTTGCTGGAAAATATACACGTGAAGCTGGTTTCTTATCATACTATGAGGTAATTATATAACTATgcttttgacaaatgcaaataaaaaacCCGAGAAAAATCGGAAGTGATTTAGTAAATCTGTCGAGCAATGTTCTTTGTTCTTTACTTCGCAACTACACAaacaaaaacagttgaaaaaggctcgCCTCGTTAAATTAACATTAGTACGAACTTTAAGTAACTTACAATAAGGATAAACTAACTACGTACCGATCTGGGAGTACTCGCAGCTTCAAAACCAATGACAACTATTATTAAGTAAATTATTTTTATCATGGTAGACTTAAATATCAACCAGTACACATCCAATTAaaatttagtgtaaagatgtaATTAACAATCTGAGGAAAACATGACATTGGGCAATGCAATAATATAAGTATAGACAGGATGAAGAACCGATTGAAAAGTGTTTACATTTTGCAGATAAATTCAACATAGTAGATATGacaacatttcaaaattacaaaacacTTATCGTGTATAAGTGCAATGAGATATTAATGATATAACTTAAACCAGTTATAAGACTTTCAATTAAGCATTATTAAATATTCGAATCACATTgtcatttataaaacataaatgaacaattatgATTGAATATAAAGTATAGCTTATGAACATCAGTCAagatttacatatacatgtagataaaagCAGATGCTGTTTATATGTCAACGTGACTTCGATAAAAACAGTTCATGTTGTAATATTACGCTTCTGTTTAAGGTTATGATGAAGGTTGGCGCCTGATAAAACGTTTAAACACGCTGCATTTGTATGGATCTGTCCTAAATCAGGATCCTGTtctgtctttttcgttttatatagatttgaccgttgtttttactgttttacattagtcatttcggggtcctttatagcttgctgttcgatgcgAGCAAATGCTatgtgttaaaggccgtactttgacctataattgtttaccgTTTTACACAttatgatggagagttgtctcattggcactcataccatttacatttttttttatctacacagTAAATGATctcttttgttgtattttttcgTATTAGCTGATTGGTCATTATGataaaagtgtgtcagaaatcatatctgatattcttcctcagtcataataaccttccatcattaccgaactgaacaaagaaataacactacgggtgccgtatacggtgcaggaaatgcttacccttccggagcacctgatttcactcccggtttttagtggagttcgtgttgtttcttatttattatttataactgttgatgtaaatgtcctttggttttgtgagtctttgtttactcctcggttttgattgttattgtcttgttaTCTATCTACATTTTGAGGGGTTTCAGTAGGATATTTCTTTCGATCACAATATCACGTTTATAAACTGTCTCATTTTTCCTGGTAACATTTTAGGACCCTTTACAGTTTGAACTGATCCAATTCTcggttttaaacattttaaaaggtcACAGGTCCATGTAAATGAGAGGTCAGATCGCAAGGTCGCCCTCCACCGCCCTCAAAGGTCACAGGTCGTATTTGACCATGCTGGAGTCACATTTGTAgatttttaaatacttttatataGTAACGATATGGTTTTTAATCATTGTTGAAAACCATATTCCCAGAgacggatttagaggggggccaaGGGGGctcgggccccccctttttgggaaaaaaattggttgcttatatagggaatcactgaagcgtgactggagcgggccccctcttagcgcagtcagtgggcccccacttattaAAATTTCTAGATCCGTCAGTGTTTCCGATCTGAAgttgctaatagttatcaaaagtaccaggattataacaaTGTTGTACTTTTGATATTTGGTGAACAGTGGGTTTGaatgatcataccacatcttcttacattaAACATATAAGTAATATGAAAAATGTCATTGAATTATCACTAGAATAAATGTTACCAATTTTTATAAAGGTTTGTGATATTCTGAAAAATGTCACTGGGCTTTAACAAATGTAGAATATCTAAACATATAAGTAATATGAAAAATGTCATTGAATTATCACTGGGCTTTAACTTATGTAGAATAAATgttaccattttttataaaggtTTGTGATACTCTGAAAAATGTCATTGGATTATCATTGGGCTTTTAACTAGTGTCGTATGTACATCTTTCCTTTTTAATAAAGGTTTGTGATATGATGAAAAATGGAGGCAAGAAGTATTACATCAACGAACAAAAAGTACCATACTTGGTGAAGGATGATCAATGGGTCGGATATGATGACGTTGATAGTCTGTCTATTAAGGTAAAATATATtcgttatattaatcttaataaaataaaatcacaaaacacCGAAtgccgaggaaattcaaaacggaaagtcaaaatcaaaagttcTAACACATCAAAAGAGTGGAtaataactgtaatatttctgacttggtacaggcattttcttaagaaGAAAATGTTGattatggaagtttttaacgaccttgactgactATACAGCCCTTGGACGGTCGGTATGAAGACAATGGTTAATTAAACCTGgctttatagctagataaacctctcatttgtatgccagttgcataaaattcccttacattgacaacgatgtgtgtacaaaacaaacagacaaacagacggtgtttatatatctcaacttgtacgattcgctcgtgtatgtaacaatgttttagattttaacgagagaaatttatgtattactgaaaaattattacaccagggttttcgatatcacaaactagtcaaaacatttactaaattttatcatcggtataaagacatcattcgtaaatatagctcaacatgcagacttctaatacgttcaggtatttcacatccaattttttatggaaaaattctttataaagcacaaaggtgtcagtattcacctcagaaacttacaaaacctttgtaTAGACtttttaagaagggatataattacgatactgttgtcaagtcattaaagattgcatattttggcgttaatattgagtcactgataaggtctttgcatcggaactaaacacatttattctaaaaacagttgttggcatgacacgggttatgttcttctcatatatgttatgatggtatgatactaaacccctaacgggaaggattgtgcctgatgttcatatgatgaaatcataatctttcagtcagtttaattgaagtctggagctggcatgtcagttaactgctagtagtctgttgttatttatgtattattgtcattttgtttattttctttggttacatcttctgacatcagactcggacttctcttgaactgaattttaatgtgcgtattgttatgcgtttacttttctacattggttagaggtataggggagggttgagctctcacaaacatgtttaaccccgccgcaagtcaggagcttctgacctttgttagtcttgtattattttaattttagtttcttgtgtacaatttggaaattagtatggtgttcattatcactggactagtatatatttgtttaggggccagctgaaggacgcctccgggtgcggaaatttctcgctacattgaagacctgttggtgaccctctgctgttgttttttatttggtcgggttgttgtctctttgacacattccccatttccattctcaattttataataggtaaaaatgtgaaaaattatgGTAAAGCAGTCAATTGTGTGAACATTATAATCTTAAtcgctataaaaacaaacaaatatgtaactaaaaaaataaactaaacataGATGCCAGACTTAAACCTTTGTAttccagacgcgcttttcgtctacaaaagactcatcagtgatgcacGATTGAAGAAAAGTTTAAAATGTCAGAAAAATCATAAAGCTGAAGGGTTTCGATAAGACAGACTTAGTGTCTTAAGTATTTGAAATTTTCTGTGAATATCAGACCATTTCAAGCTATTTCATTGTGTGGTTTTATGCTCTTATTAAAGAACATATACTACATAGACCTTAAAATGTAAGTTTTGGTTGCTCTTTTAATAATAACACCATATATCTTAATGCCATTGTATCTTAAAATCATGTCATTAATCTCATTATACCGTTGTAGGTGATATTATTTAATATGATATCAATCAAGTTATGTTATTTAGCATTCTGATGCATAGATCATCTTTAAGTTTCGTGACAATCGgatttttttctgtcaattttgatAATGTTAAAATTCATATAGTTAAAAAACGAATTCGAATAAATGATGATGGATGTTTAATGTCCAGCGGCAAGTGAAATGCATATTTAGAACGAGAACATGGTAATGggatatgtaaataaactatgCTTTGTACTACACCCACACGCTGAGTCGGATTTTCTAATGTTCTAGTTCACAATAATACAATCTGCAGGGAGAAATGTCACCATACCGGACACAATATACTGACTCCGACCTGATCTCTTACTCCTAAATACAGAGCGTTTAGCGAACAATGCATCCAAatccatttttttaaatcttggttTGACCCGTCTGTTGATAGACTCCAAGACCCACACTCGATGCAAACACATTGTCACGAGACTGCCTCGGTGATTTGAATAAATGACTGTTTGAggtgtttttttatgaattattatgctATGTCCTCGTCATTTTATATTActtaaaatgtttgaattttgttACCATTCTCATAAACATTTCCTGATGACAAAACATTTTACCGACAAATCGGCGAACTAAATATGCATATCATAAAGTTTAATATTGACATTGAACATGTACTTTTCTGTCCGATACaggataatattttataaattgcatGAATGCATTTTAACTGCatttaattttgtgtttgttATAACGATTTTTTCATCAGGAGTTCTtgcattcaattaaaaaaaaacataaaccgATAGGTTGCTGAACATCTGTTGTAGTATTTATGAAATAGCTAGTGACAaggttatatttttcttttattgatggtttcaatatatcaaacaaacaaattGTGGTATCATGGTTAGGACTTTAGACCtagatttttatatatcaaatcgTTTTTTAAACAAACACCATTAGATCATTGAATATATCATACTAGTAGTAATGTCAATCTGAGACACAAACCGCAGCTTATGAATAAATGACAAGGTGCTgttttttcttgtatttatagGTTCAGTATGTCAAACAACAAAGATTTGGTGGTATCATGGTATGGGCTTTAGACCTTGACGATTTTAAAGGAACATGCGGCCAAGGCACATATCCTTTACTGAAGAGAATAAATCAAGAGATAGAAGGATCAAGGTACCAGTaagtatccattgaaaacatcAATAGTCATACCCAATGCTTTTTCAAAGATGATCATGAAATTGTCTAGCATTAGATAAAGATACAACGTATTTaattgaaattacactgtaaaacaaATGTTCTGAAATTCCCTTACTACAACTGTGGCAACGCAACTAGTCGCTGTTAAATCTATTTACAACTGTTTAGAATAGGGGTTATTTTGAGCCAGTCAAATTGCATAAACACCTGTCTAgtgttgaagaccatatgttTACCTCTCGATGTCGTTTTGTTTTTTGCGTTGTTGGGATGATGGCTTTTTATCGTTACTTCTACATTCATTTATGAATTATTCCACTGGTAATTAGTTAGGAAATTTAACATTCAGAATACTAAACGAAACAAAGGCATTACAACTTTTAAAAGCTTATGTATTTGCTTAAAATGTAACGGTATAATTGTTTTAAACAATgaatttaacatatttatattttaagtaGACCACCGAAAAGCAATGAGATTAGAAGTATAAATGACAATATGTGGGGTTTGTTTATTTGGTTTTAGAATGaaactaaatttataaaaatatttaacaggCCTGAACAACCAATGCTGAATACACCCAACGTTCCAGAAATTTACAATCCCATTCCACCCAGGCAGACACCTAAAGTGGATATACCTAACGTACCAGAACTATACATTCCACCAAGACATACACCTAAACGAAGAAGAAAACAAAAGATAATACCAACACAGGTGGCCGTCAGGAAGGTTGTAAATCCTAGACCTCCAAGACAACAACAACACATTGAAAGCGTCGGTAAGTTATAAGTAAAGGCAACTATAATATACCGCTTTTCCGACCGATCGTGTGAGGGATGTATAGACAGTCAAAGTAGTTAAAAACTCCCA contains:
- the LOC139488373 gene encoding chitinase-3-like protein 1, which produces MNLKGIHVIIFLAVFHGALSSLRRVCYYTNWAQYRPGTGKYVPEDMNAHLCTHIIYSFAKLNGNRLAPFEWNDDSTEWMKGMYAKFNAIKTQNPRIKSLLAIGGWNMGSEPFTQMVKTSKSRQEFAQSAIDFLRKRNFDGLDLDWEYPANRGSPPVDKNRFTLLVQQLRDAFDRDARTTGRSRLLITAAVAAGKKNIDSGYDVAAIGRLMDFISIMTYDLHGSWETTTGHNSPLFARSGETGDERYLNLAWAANYWNKMGVPKSKLNIGMGLYGRSFTLKDRNVHDVGAQTKGKGLAGKYTREAGFLSYYEVCDMMKNGGKKYYINEQKVPYLVKDDQWVGYDDVDSLSIKVQYVKQQRFGGIMVWALDLDDFKGTCGQGTYPLLKRINQEIEGSRYQPEQPMLNTPNVPEIYNPIPPRQTPKVDIPNVPELYIPPRHTPKRRRKQKIIPTQVAVRKVVNPRPPRQQQHIESVDQLRSNSKDFSCTKGNDGYFASPTSCSEYYMCTDGTAFKFNCASGLKFNAKHNFCDWPKKVKCTDKKVRSSKKAERPGQKSSKKHTINEPGPPPRPPVHRPEPPTWHPPPPKQSTSTRGWNFDAPAQGPPPPAPTTPRTTQHRSAWDWVSMIDNEMPFFMSLFGNNDMFADFCASRTNGIYPESANCRGFIECSDGVSYKGACGPGLAFNPRQKTCDYTYNVPGCS